Genomic window (Cololabis saira isolate AMF1-May2022 chromosome 10, fColSai1.1, whole genome shotgun sequence):
GGCTGCGTGTTTTGTGGCAGAAACAGACGGAGAAGAAAACAGAACTGATGTTTAAGAAGatgtataacttttttttttttttttttttacaaatgtgtACTGTCTCTAATGactaacctttatttatttgtgtgtgatTGGTGTGTATAAATCATTGGACATATGAAGACATAGTGGTGAGGAACATAAATGGATATTTGGTGGCACAGGGGGGAGGATGAAGTAAGagaaaaggagagagagggaacgTCATCATCTCTGTTGCGATTAACGTGCTCCCTTAGCTGGGTGTTCATTTCAAAACACAGTACAATATCCTCAAGTCTGAACCCTTGGATGAGGGTCACTTGCCAGAGGAagaatttttttctctctctctgtctctccatTTTTTTCTACTTCCTTCTTGGGCAGAAGGCTGGTGTAACTGAAACCAGACACGAACCAGTATGAGAGGCATTCAAAGCAGCAAGACTTTACTCCTCCGCAGAGTGGGAAAACGGGATTACAAATAAATACTAGTCCAATAAATTTAGTGACTGCTCATGTTTTTGTTAATCTGGAAGTTTTGAATAAGACGGACACAGTTAGGATGATAGGATGGAAGAGTTATTCCATGGATCAGGCTGTGCAGGAGATATCTAGTGAGAGTAATGGAGAACTTCAGATTGGGCAATGCATGCGCAACTTTTTCAGGTGAGTTTTCTTAGATACATTTCCGTCGGTTGTTTAGTTACATAAAAAGaatagacttttcttttagatttggacagaaaaaaatgtgaagGAGGGAAAAGTGTTATTTTTTCATTCCTTAACATGATGCCATTTTAATTGTTCGGTATTTACAACCTTCATTTGTTGGGATTTAGTATATTTATGTATCTTCTACAAAACCATACCTGTGTTTATTATTGTCCACTAAGCTGTATTTCTTttgaataacaaaaaaacaaggggaGCGTGTCAAATGCATGACACCTGAACTCATTTTTTCCAAAATATATGAATGCAATCTTGGATCTGATCTTTTATtcaatcaaaagcttttttttttacacattgtTCATAAAATAGTTTCCTTAGTATTGTATTCATTGTATAAGATGTGTATATATGATATTTACATTTGGTATAATCCTTAGACACTGAACCATGCAAGCTGTATTGAAATGTCAAAAGGGCATCTAGTTAAAACATAGCAATACATAACTGATTAAAACAACAAGCATATTGgagtttttaatttaataaaaggcttgacaCTATGTTACACAACAAATTCATTCGAATGTAAAAACTAAGTGAAACAGACCTTCTGTCATGCCAACCTGGGGAAGATGTGAGCTGCCTACCGTTGGTGCCATCTGGCTCCAAGAGCATGTACATCCCTCCCCGGCATCAACAGTGCAGGATCTGGAGGGGCAGCCTTGCAGCAGAGCAACAATTCTACTTGTTCCCTCAGATGGCGGAGGAGATGGCACATCACACGCAAGGGACTACAGTATTGTCGTCATGGGATCAACATTGACCCAGCCACTTTTACATCCAtatgttcattattttatttttttactcatCTTTCAACCTTTCTCTCTGCTATTTTATATAATTTTCATGTGTTCGATGAGTAATCACTTAAAAATAGAGGTTTCTTCTATGACAAACAGTTGTAGCGAAGTGTGAACAGTGTATGGTTTGAGATACTCTGTTTACCAAGTCATCCAGATAAGACGGCagcaaataaaaaatgcttTGCTCAAAAAGTTATTGTATCTGTGTTAAGGTTTTCATGAACTGCTAATTCCCCTCAAGTATTGCAAATTATTGTTGGCCGATTAATTTCTACTTACAGTATCTAAAAAAGCAATGCCACATTTCTTGGTCATATTAGAATTGTACGAGAgccaaaaatgaaataattgaTTTGTGGATGGACAGATATAAACTATCAAAaattatatgtaaaaaaaaaaaaaaaaaaaaaacaaagaagagaaaagaaaaaaagccccTCTCAACTGTAAATATTTGCTGGTGTGATCTCCTTTGAAAAATCTTTGGGTTTTGATAACATCCTGGATTGTGGGAAGCTGCATTTTtactctttttgtatttttaaagaaatacaaaatacaacaaTAACCATCAATATGACAATGGGAATGattgaaaatgaataaaaatcatttatttctctctctttttttcctttttttgacaGCTTCTAGTTGAAAAGCTTGTAAGAGCAACATGAGCTGGAGCTTTCTCACTCGCCTCTTGGAAGAGATCCACAATCACTCCACCTTTGTGGGGAAAGTGTGGCTGACCGTTCTCATCATCTTTCGCATTGTACTCACAGCAGTGGGAGGTGAGTCCATCTACTCTGATGAGCAGACCAAGTTCACCTGCAACACCAAGCAGCCGGGCTGCGACAACGTGTGCTACGATGCCTTCGCGCCCCTCTCGCATGTTCGCTTCTGGGTCTTCCAGATCATTATGATTTCCACTCCTTCCATCATGTACATGGGTTATGCCATCCACAAGATAGCTCGAACCTCCGAAGAGGAGCGGAGGAAACGACGCATACTCCGCAAAAGGCCACCACTTCCCTCGCGGTGGAGAGAGAGCCACCATCTAGAGGATGTCttagaagaggaggaagatgacGAAGCCGAGCCCATGATTTACGAGGATAATCTGGAGGTGCGGGAGCCAAAGCCTGAGCCTGTGAGCGGCGCTAGCAATGAGCCAGCGAAATATGACGGCCGCAGAAAAATTATGCAAGAAGGCCTGATGAGAATCTATGTTCTCCAACTTATGTCACGTGCCATTTTCGAAATTGCGTTCCTCGCCGGACAGTATCTGTTGTATGGGTTTCGAGTTAGTCCATCGTATGTGTGCAACAGAGTACCCTGTCCACACAGAGTGGACTGTTTCATCTCCAGGCCCACAGAGAAAACAATCTTCCTCTTAATTATGTATGTGGTAAGCTGTCTTTGTCTAGTGCTAAATGTGTGTGAGATGCTTCACTTGGGAATCGGAACCTTCCGGGATACTCTTCGCATGAAGAGGATCCGGGGCCGACGTACTATGTCTTATGG
Coding sequences:
- the gjc2 gene encoding gap junction protein gamma 2; amino-acid sequence: MSWSFLTRLLEEIHNHSTFVGKVWLTVLIIFRIVLTAVGGESIYSDEQTKFTCNTKQPGCDNVCYDAFAPLSHVRFWVFQIIMISTPSIMYMGYAIHKIARTSEEERRKRRILRKRPPLPSRWRESHHLEDVLEEEEDDEAEPMIYEDNLEVREPKPEPVSGASNEPAKYDGRRKIMQEGLMRIYVLQLMSRAIFEIAFLAGQYLLYGFRVSPSYVCNRVPCPHRVDCFISRPTEKTIFLLIMYVVSCLCLVLNVCEMLHLGIGTFRDTLRMKRIRGRRTMSYGYPFSRNIPASPPGYNLVMKTDKPTRIPNSLINHDQNMASGAQEQQCTSPDENIPSDLASLHRHLRVAQEQLDMAFQTCQTKTNQQTSRTSSPVSGGTMAEQNRVNTVQEKQGARPKSATEKTATIVKNGKSSVWI